One part of the Mytilus trossulus isolate FHL-02 chromosome 11, PNRI_Mtr1.1.1.hap1, whole genome shotgun sequence genome encodes these proteins:
- the LOC134689762 gene encoding uncharacterized protein LOC134689762, producing the protein MTEATNTFRLPSQLNVTEGNVSENFKKRKRQVEIDLVASGAVKKDGAVQVAIILNCAGPNIVDIFEQIQWTEGGDEKKPDKLLEKLEAYCNPRKNEVLESHRFWMVPYQEPFDNFLTELRTRANSCNFQEKDRMMRDKTIFSVTGKLQKLLLREDKINLDKTIKICRAYEQSNKNVKELRESTSSTHTVNKVTHHDKFKKKAYQPESNRPQTRYPQSQSKTSYNTQTNNKECNFCGYKHERKKEKCPACGKTCDACKGRNHFKAKCKKIHSISSTQSDQEEDDCWLNAITGHTSENVIHALGAESKNISALMNVNDCDVRFQLDSAADVNTICKRYIRKEQVKPSTITLRMWNKTPMKPIGEVHLKLIDPKNSDETMATLVVVPNGHMNLLGLETIRRMG; encoded by the coding sequence ATGACCGAGGCAACAAACACTTTCCGTCTACCCTCACAATTAAATGTCACAGAAGGGAATGTGtcagaaaactttaaaaaaaggaaaaggcaAGTTGAAATAGATCTTGTGGCCAGCGGAGCTGTAAAAAAGGATGGTGCAGTCCAAGTAGCAATAATTTTGAATTGTGCCGGTCCCAACATTGTAGACATATTTGAACAAATTCAATGGACAGAGGGAGGTGATGAAAAGAAACCCgataaacttttagaaaaactAGAGGCCTACTGTAACCCAAGAAAAAATGAAGTTTTAGAGTCCCATAGATTTTGGATGGTACCATACCAAGAACCTTTTGACAATTTCTTAACTGAATTGAGAACTAGAGCAAATTCCTGCAATTTCCAAGAGAAAGATCGTATGATGcgtgacaaaactatttttagtGTCACAGGCAAACTTCAAAAACTTTTATTGAGAGAGGACAAGATAAACCTAGACAAGACAATCAAAATTTGTAGAGCTTATgaacaatcaaataaaaatgttaaggAGTTGAGAGAATCTACAAGTTCTACTCACACAGTCAATAAAGTCACACACCAtgataaattcaaaaagaaagcTTACCAACCTGAAAGTAATAGACCCCAAACAAGGTACCCTCAATCACAGAGTAAAACTTCTTACAACACACAAACTAACAACAAAGAATGTAATTTCTGTGGTTACAAACAtgaaagaaaaaaggaaaaatgtcCAGCATGCGGAAAAACATGCGATGCGTGCAAAGGTAGAAACCATTTTAAAGCTAAATGCAAGAAAATACACTCAATCAGCTCAACACAAAGTGACCAAGAAGAAGATGACTGCTGGTTGAATGCTATCACTGGCCATACATCTGAAAATGTAATTCATGCACTAGGTGCAGAGTCTAAAAACATTTCAGCTTTAATGAATGTAAATGATTGCGATGTTAGATTTCAATTAGATAGCGCAGCCGATGTAAATACGATTTGTAAACGATATATCCGTAAAGAACAAGTAAAACCAAGCACAATCACACTGCGTATGTGGAACAAAACACCTATGAAACCAATAGGAGAGGTACATTTGAAATTGATAGATCCGAAAAATAGTGACGAAACCATGGCAACTTTGGTCGTTGTGCCAAATGGACATATGAATTTACTAGGCCTGGAAACAATCCGTAGAATGGGATAA